TAGCCCAAGTAAGCGTTACTTCAGAAAAAACGGTGATCAGTTATAAAAATTTAGTAGCTATCTGAATTAAGTACTACTAGTTTAAAAAGGTACTATTAAATTCATTACAGGAATCTCTGTCTTTGCCTTTACGCAAAAAACGCAAAGACAATAAGAGGAAGTCATATGTTATCATAAATTATATGTACATCTAGTAATAAATAAAAAAACTGAAGTCAATCCCTTCATAATGATTTCTATAGATAAAATATAAAACTGATTTAATCTTAATTTGATGATATGTTGGATAGGTAAGTAAAACAATGGAGGAAGATTATATGAAAATATTTATAGTTGGTTCTACAGGACGTGTTGCAAGCAAGTTGATCGATCAGCTTGTTATAGAAGGACATCAAATTTTAGCGGGGTCTCGTCATCCATAGAACATAAGAAAACATCCGCAAATCTCTGCTGTCTTTTTAGATCTTCATGATGATTTGTCTTCAATTAGTGAAACTATAGGTAAAGTTGATACTATATACTTTACTGCCGGTTCACGTGGAAAAAATCTGTTACAGACAGATGTTTTTGGTGCGATAAAAATAATGCAAGCAGCAGGAATTAATGGTGTTTCTCGTTTTATCATGCTTAGTTCAATTTTTTCGTTAGAACCGGAACAGTGGAAACAAAAAGGGCTAAAGGAAATTCCGGATTACAATGTCGCAAAGTTTTTAGCAGATACCTACTTAGTGCATAATACTAAATTAGACTATACGATTTTACAACCGACAAATTTAGTAGATAAAAAAGGAAGTCAGAAGATTACCATAGATAACGGTAAATTTGCCGAAAATTCTATTGAGAACGTAGCTATCACGCTTGCTGGAA
This window of the Enterococcus mundtii genome carries:
- a CDS encoding NAD(P)H-binding protein translates to MRKHPQISAVFLDLHDDLSSISETIGKVDTIYFTAGSRGKNLLQTDVFGAIKIMQAAGINGVSRFIMLSSIFSLEPEQWKQKGLKEIPDYNVAKFLADTYLVHNTKLDYTILQPTNLVDKKGSQKITIDNGKFAENSIENVAITLAGILKFDNTIHKIIKMRDGETPINDALRNV